The Spirochaetae bacterium HGW-Spirochaetae-1 genomic interval TCATAGATGGCTTTCACTTTCCACTGGGCCTGGGCAAGAGCCATGCCGTATCCAGGAACGATCACCACTTTTTTCGCATCAGCTAATGATTTGATGCCCGAAGAATTTCCTTTTACTGTCGGGGATGTCAGGGCAGGGGCCGGAGAAGCTCCATTTTTCTTTTTTAAAGAGGTGCCTCCCGTAAGAACATCTATAAGAGATCTGTTCATCGCCCTGCACATTATCTGGGTAAGTATAAGTCCCGATGCACCCACAACGGCGCCGACTGCAACTAATAGAAAATTATTAATTGCAAATCCACAGATTGCAGCCGCAAGTCCCGAATATGAATTGAGTAGTGAAATTGCCACAGGCATATCGGCTCCGCCGATGCGGATAGTAAACAGAACACCGAAAGATAATGCAAGAATAGATAGAGCGATACTGATTACTACTATATTACCTTTTGAAAAAAAGCTCAATGTTGTGAGCAGCACAAATGATAAAAGGATAGTCCAGTTCAACAGATTGTGACCTTTCAACAAAACAGGACGCTGTTCCATTCTGCCGTCAAGTTTTGCAGCAGCGATGAGGCTTCCGCTCAAAGTTACTGCACCTACAATAATTGCCAGCATGCTTGAGAACTGATTGGTAAAATCAAGATTGCCGCCATCTTCGAAGATAACAATTAAAGCAACGAAAAACGATGCTCCACCTCCGAAACCGTTAAGCAGGGCAACCAACTGAGGAATCTGAAGAGTCGTTACTTTCAGTGCGATAAAAATGCCGAATAAGCTCCCCACCGCCATTGAAACAGCCAGGAGGGGAAGATTTATCACATTGTTACTTATCATTACCACCGCGATTGCACCAAACATGGCCAATGAACCGAGCCTGTTTCCTATAAACGCCGTTTTAGGGCTGCTCATTAATTTTATGTTAAGGATGATGAGCAGAATTATTACCAGAGAAAGTATATCAAATATCCCGGGAGTCATTTCCTGATCCTCACTTTTTATCTTTTGGCTTAAACATCTGCAGCATCCGGTCGGTAACCAGAAATCCTCCAACAACATTTATCATGGCGAGGATGATTGATAAAGCTCCCAGTATCCTGCTTTCCAGAAGAATCGCAAAGGATGTGGATACAAGTGCACCAAGAATAGTGATGCCAGAAAAGGCATTCATTCCCGACATAAGAGGGGTATGCAGCAGCGAAGGAACATTGCTGATTAATTTATACCCGATGAGCATTGATGCAATGAAAACTGCCAGCAGGATATATCCGTTCATTGAAGTCCCCCTGCCTTAAAGAGATTGATTTCATCGATAACATCGGTATTGACTATTTTCCCCTCACGTGTAATCAGGGCTGAACGTAATATTTCATCGTCAGTATTTACAACAATTTTACCGTCATTAACTATAAGAGAAACGAGATGGAAGATGTTTTGTGCAAACATCCAACTTGCACTGGAGGGAACAGAGCCGGGTATATTCTGTGTCCCGTCAATGTAGATATTGTGCTTGCAGGCA includes:
- a CDS encoding NAD synthetase, translated to MTPGIFDILSLVIILLIILNIKLMSSPKTAFIGNRLGSLAMFGAIAVVMISNNVINLPLLAVSMAVGSLFGIFIALKVTTLQIPQLVALLNGFGGGASFFVALIVIFEDGGNLDFTNQFSSMLAIIVGAVTLSGSLIAAAKLDGRMEQRPVLLKGHNLLNWTILLSFVLLTTLSFFSKGNIVVISIALSILALSFGVLFTIRIGGADMPVAISLLNSYSGLAAAICGFAINNFLLVAVGAVVGASGLILTQIMCRAMNRSLIDVLTGGTSLKKKNGASPAPALTSPTVKGNSSGIKSLADAKKVVIVPGYGMALAQAQWKVKAIY
- a CDS encoding NAD(P)(+) transhydrogenase: MNGYILLAVFIASMLIGYKLISNVPSLLHTPLMSGMNAFSGITILGALVSTSFAILLESRILGALSIILAMINVVGGFLVTDRMLQMFKPKDKK